The stretch of DNA CCGGCCCCGCCACAGGTTCCGATGCTGTATGATCTATCCCCGGAGCTGCTGCTTACCTCGAACGAAATCACAGTTGTTCAAAATGACAGCAGCGGTGAAGCAGAGGTCGTATTGCTCCACATTAATGGAAGCTGGTACGCAGGGCTTGGCAGTGACCATACCGATCGGATACTGGAGGCGGTATCGATCCAAAAATCAAAACAGGTTTGCGCCAAAACCGTTACTAAAGAGCTTTGGTTGCTTGATTCGTTTATTAATCGGTGGGATGAAATTGAAATTAAAAGCTGGGTACAGATCAATGGCAGCGAGCAATTATATCAATCCGGAAGGTTAGGCGAGTTTCTGCATCCGGAGCAGTTGATGAGAATTGTAGAAGAAAGAGGCTATGCAGGCTCCGATATGGCGCTTTATTGCGGCACACTGCCGCTTCACGGGGGATTTGTGTTTGGAGGCGTCTTTCGGGCTGAGCTGGTGGATCGCAAGACAGGCCGCAAGCTTGAGCTTAAATATCAAATGAAGCTTTTAAAAAATGCTGAGGAGGAATAAGAAATGGGAAAACCGGAACTGGAATTTACCGATTATCGTCAATTTGCGCAAGTACCTTTTAGCAAGGTGGAAGGCTTATCAGAAAGAGTCATCGCCCAAGATCCGGAATCGGGTGTCGCGACGCGGATCCTCATCTTTGAGCCAGGGACCGATACGACGCCTAACGGGGTACAGATCCATGATTTTTGGGAGGAATTGTATATCATTGAAGGTTCAATAATCGACTTGACTCTAAATCAGGAGTTTACTGCGGGTATGGTGGCTTGCCGACCGCCCGGTATGAAGCACGGTCCTTGGATATCGCCGACTGGCTGTAAAACATTCGAAGTTCGTTATTATTCCAGATAGCATTATTAATATTAAGAAATAACAACAGAGGTGTTGTAATGAACAGAGTTTGGTCATCAAGTATAATGCAACAAATTGTATTTATGGGCCCTTTTGTTGTTTTGTTCATTTTGATCACGGCCATTCCTTTTACTTTTGGTATCTATTATTCATTTACGGATTGGAACGGTTTGTCGGATAAGCTGCCTTGGGTTGGAATTGACAACTATAAATTTATCTTCACAAATGATACAGCGTTCATACATTCACTCTGGTTTACGATTCGTTTTACAATTGTGTCAGTTATTTTATGCAATGTAATCGGGTTCATAATAGCATACTTTTTATCGAAGCCTTTAAAGAGCAGAAATGTACTGCGCACATTATTTTTTATGCCTAACGTAATTGGTGGAATAATACTTGGTTTCATATGGCTATTTATATATACTCAGGGGTTCTCTACTATCGGTGAGTATACTGGCATTGCTTTTTTTAATCTACCATGGCTAGGTACTGAAACAACCGCTTTTTGGGCGCTGGTCATCGTGTTTGTCTGGCAGGGAGTCGGTTATATTATGGTTTATTATATTGCAGGTCTTGCAAATGTACCGCAAGATTTGATCGAGGCAGCTACGATTGACGGAGCTAAAACCCTACAGATTCTGCGCAATATAATTTTCCCAATGATCATGCCATCCATTACAGTTTGTATTTTTATTTCTACTGTCGCTTCCTTCAAATCATTTGATTTAAACTATTCCCTTACAAAAGGAGGTCCTTTTCTTTCTACCGAATCAGTTGCTATGAACATCTATACTGAGGCATTTGCAAAAAATAATATGGGCCTGGGTGCTGCAAAAGCCATTGTTTTCTTTTTTATAGTCATGATTATTTCAATTATTCAAGTATATCTTACGAAGAAGCGGGAGGTGCAAGTGTGATGAGTGTCACTTATTTCCGCAAATTTTTCCTAATAGAACTAATGCTACTGCTTATTCTTGTCCTATTTCTCTCTCCCTTCTACCTTGTGTTAGCTAATTCTTTCAAGACTTTCGCCGAAATTACCCAAAACGCTGCGACCCTTCCAACTAGTTTTCATTGGGAAAACTTTTCAATAGCTTGGAAATCTATTAATCTTCCGATTGCATTTCGAAATACGATTGTTATCACATTGTTAGGATCAATAGGGATTACCTTGATCTCGGCAATGGGTTCATACCGAATCGCACGTCATGAATCTCGGGTGAATAGATTTTTATTTGGAATGTGTATAGCTTCAATGGCTGTTCCGTTTCAAGCGGTAATGATCCCTTTGATCAAGGTCGCGAAATGGTTTCAATTAATGAACAACATTCTAGGAATTGTTGTTGTATATTGGGGGCTCGGAGTTTCTTTTGCTGTAATATTATTTCACGGATTTATTAAATCCATTCCAATAGAGCTTGAGGAATCGGCACGAATAGACGGTTGCGGCCCGTACCGAGTATATTGGAAAATTGTATTTCCTTTACTGAAACCGATGGTTGTAACGGTTATTTTGATTAATTCATTTTCGATATGGAATGATTTTCTGCTTCCAAACATTATGTTGCGGAAACCGGGTTACGGCACTATACAACTGGCAGTAAGTACCTTTTTTGGTGAAAGGGAAAAAGATTGGAACACTGCATTGGCTGCTTTAGTCATAACTTCTGCTCCACTTTTATTATTCTTCCTCTTCCTACAGCGTTATATCATTGATGGGATTACAGCCGGCTCTGTAAAAGGGTAACGAATTGAACAAACTATCTACCTAATAAATTGTTTCATATTAGGGGTTTGTTCTCATAAGCAATCGCAATTCCAAAAAATTACTGGAGGGGTAAGTATGAAACAGATTTGGTCGGTTGTTTGTACGGTAATAATACTGGGAACGTTACTGTCGGCATGTTCTTCTAGTGGAAATCAATCAAAAACAGATCAAGCAGCAAATGGTGATGGATCCAATAAACAAAAAGAAGTAACGATTAAAGTGGTTGAGTATAAGAATCTTGAAGGATACAAAGATATAGCCAGGGAATTTGAGAAACAGAACCCTGGAGTTAAAGTTGAGTTCTCGTATATTAATTCAGTCGACTTTGATCCAACTATGAAAGCAAGATACGCTGCCGGAGATATGCCTGATATTTTCAATAACTGGAATGTAGATGTCTGGAAAGACTTTTATGAGGATTTGTCCGACCAACCGTGGGTGGGTGATTTATTTGAAGGTACGAAAGGATTTGTCACGAGGGATGGCAAGTTGTTAGGGATGCCCTATATTATTGAAGGGGCTGGGCTGGTTTATAATAAAGAGCTCTTTGAAAAAGCAGGTATTACAGCAACACCGAAGACGTTCACAGAGCTTAAAGCTATTGCACAAAAGCTCGAGGATTCTGGAACCCAGCCGTTTGTTAACTCTTATGGAGAACCATTATTTCAGTTGGGAGCACATTTTTTTAATAATGCTATGGATAGAGTAGATAATCCCGTTCAGTTTATTGAAGACCTTAGGAATGGCAAGGCACATCTTGTTGGTAACCCCTTATTTGAAAGAATGCTTGATGTTTTACGTTTTTCGGCTGAACATGGAAACCATAAAGATTTAACAACTGACGGAAATACACAGGCAAATGATCTCGTAAATGGAAAGGCTGCGATGGCTTTACAAGGGAATTGGATTCAAGACAATGTTAATAAATCAAATCCGGGATTAAAAATGGGAATCATGCCATACCCATTTACGGATGATATCAATTTAAATGACAAAATAAACATGCAAATTTATTCACTAGCGGTATACAACAAATCTCCGAATAAAGAAATTGCCAAAAAATTCTTAAATTTCCTTGTAACCTCAGATATAGGGAAGAAAACTCTCGTTGAAGTTTTTCATCAAGTTCCAGCCATGAAAACGATCAAACCCACAGAGCAATTCGTTGGTCCCATCAATATGGATTTATTATCTTATCTTGAACAAGGAAAAGTCGTGCCAGTGGCATTTTGGGACTACTTTCCTATAGCAACCGATATCGGTCAAGTATTACAGAAGTTTGTTGCAAAGAAAGCTAGCTCTACTCAAACTTTAGAGGAAATTGAAACTTTGTTTAAAAACTGGAGATAAATCATAAGGGGCGTATGTAGGCCTGAGCGCTAACCATACCATGATTGAAGCCAGCGTTAAAAGTATCGCACGATTAATCCCGCCAGGCTACGCCGGTAGGCGCAGCCTGGCATTCAATATTTTTACGAATGGAGTGTGGTTTTTTTGGCTTTGATGGAATGTAAGTTTTTTTCTAGGAAATTAATGTTACAAACTTCTATGTTCGTCTATATTCCTACTCCGACAATGGATGATGAAAATTTCGGGAGACTACAGCAATATTTTGAAGAAGGTAAGAAGTATCCTACTCTGTATTTACTCCATGGCTTGTCCGATGACCACAGTGCCTGGTTGAGAAATACCTCGATTGAACGATATGCTGAGGCAAAAAAAATCGCGATTGTGATGCCGGCAGCAGATCATAGTTTTTATACGGATATGGCCTATGGTAAACCTTACTATAGCTATTTCAGCGAAGAGCTGCCACAGATAGCAAGAATGTTGTTTCCTCTTTCCAGCAAGCGAGAAGATAATTTTGTTGCCGGATTATCAATGGGAGGATACGGAGCATTCAAGCTTGCACTCAGCAGCCCGGATAAATACGCTGCCGCTGCAAGCCTATCTGGAGCACTTAATCTATATAAGGTCGCTAACAGCTTAGCCCAGAAGGTGCATAAAGGAAGTCCTACTCTGCTGCCTTTGCATCAAGTTGCTATGAATGCATTTGGAAATATGGGAGAACTGAGTGGAACGGAGCACGATCTGAATTACCTTGCAGAGAGAGTCAAAGAATCCAATACAGAAATTCCTAAACTCTATCAGTGCTGTGGAACAGAAGATTATGTTTATGAAGTTAACGAGGATTTCAAAGATTTTACCAAAAAGATTGGACTCGATTTAACTTACGAAGAAGGTCCCGGAGGGCATGATTGGAGTTACTGGGACACCCAAATTCAGAGAGTTTTGCAATGGCTTCCAGTTAAATCATAAAGAGAGTTCAATGCTGTTATGTGACATACAACTTAGGGAACCAAACCCCATTAGGAAGATAAGGAAGAAGGGTATTCTGAGTCTGCTTATCGAACCATTTATGATATTTGTGTCAGAAGTATTCGCACCTTTGATGACTTTTATTGAACAGATTTAGTGTCGCAGTCCCCCATCTCTAAGCCAAAAGCTAAGGTGGGGGTTAGACATGTCTGATCAACAAACATATGTTCTTATAAAACAGGCGCCTAAGTCTTCAATTATGAAGCTCGCAAGCGTGTGCAACTCTGTATCGATGCCAACAGAAGCCCCCACTTCATGCGTAAGCTAAGTGGGGGTACAGATAAATTGTTACAAACTTCCGATAATATGTGATGTAACATAACATCATGAGGAAAACATAATTGTCATCCGCACTTTAATCTGTTAAAATCTCTTTGTATTATAGATAATTTCTCAGGGGGATTGAGAGAGTGGAGACTAGAAAAGGGACGAAGACCAGAAATAAATGGATTTTGTCAGCTTTAATCGCAATCTTGGTATTGGCTATTGCGGGCTGCGGATCGGATAATGCAAATAATGCAAGCAGCGCAAGTAATGCAGGCAGCACAAACTCCGGCGGCAGCGCCGCAGAAACAGTCGTTAAGTTCGCGAGTGACGCTTCTTATGCGCCGATGGAATACATGGACAAGGATACGATTAAGGGCTTCGACATCGACTTTATCGCTGCGGTCATGGAAGAAGCAGGAATGAAATACGAAGTGGTGAACACCGGTTGGGATACGATGCTTGAGAGCGTGAAGCAGGGTACGGAATATCAGGCAGGCCTGTCTTCGGTGTCCATTACCGACGACCGCCAGCAGACCTACGATTTCTCTGTTCCTTATTTTGAATCGACAAATATGATTATGGTCAAGGAAGGCAGCGACATCAAGAGTGCGCTGGACCTGAAAGATAAGACGGTTGCCGTACAGACCGCCACTACCGCCGATGAACTGATGAGCAAGATTATGGGCGTGGGCAACACGAAGCTGAAGCGCTTTGACAGCAATACGGTAGCGATGATGGAACTGGACAACGGCGGAGCGGATGCGGTTGTAGCCGATATCGCGATCGTTCGCGAGTACATCAAGAACAATCCTAAAATGAAGCTGGTTGGCATCACGGATACGCCGAATTTCGGCTCCGAGTTTTACGGGATTCTGTATCCGAAGGGCAGCGAGCTGAAAGCGAAGCTGGACCCTGCGATCCAAAAGGTAATTGAGAACGGCAAGTACGAGGAAATCTACAAGAAATGGTTCGGAGAAGCTCCCGACTTGACTAATTTGAAGAATGCGCAGTAAGCAAGGAAGACCAACAAGCATGCGTAATGAACACTATTGCGCGTGCTTGTTTTTTTGACAGAGAAGCTATGGGGAACGGCGCATGCCGCCTACCCGCGAAAAGAAGAGAAGGGGAAGAGAAAGATGGATTTCAATTTCGACATCATTTGGGGGTACTTTCCATTATTTTTACGGGGAACCTTGTACACGATCGGTTTTTCAATCGCCTCCATTATACTTGGGTCCATCCTCGGGCTGGGTATCGGATTCGGCAGAATGCTGAAGAGTCCGCTTTGGCGCTGGCCTTTTGACGCTTATGTCAATATCTTTCGGGGCACTCCGCTGTACGTGCAGATTCTGATCGTGCATTTCGGGGTGGTGCCTTTCTTTTACGGAAGCACGAACGCGCTGATTTCCGGTGTTGTCGCGCTGTCGCTCAATTCGGCGGCCTATGCGGGGGAAATCTTCCGGGCAGGCATTCAGTCGGTCGATTCCGGTCAGCGGGAGGCGGCGTTGTCGCTGGGCATGACCAGAGGGCAGTCGATGCGGTTCGTGGTGCTGCCGCAGGCCATCAAGCGGATGGTGCCGGCTTTCGGCAATGAGTTCATCGTACTGGTCAAGGACTCTTCGCTGCTGGCGCTCGTCGCGGCGCCGGAAATCATGTACTGGGGCAATACGATGAAAGGCCAGTATATGCGGATTTGGGAGCCGTATTTGACGGCGGCGGTTATTTATTTTATTCTCACCTATTCGCTGAACAAGTTGCTCGGCTATATCGAACGGAGGATGTAAGTAGCTATGGAACCGATTATTTCAGTCAGACATCTTCGCAAGTCGTTTGGAAGCCATACGGTGCTGGGCGATGTTAGTATCGACATTAACAGCCGGGAGGTAGTCGTCGTAATCGGGCCTTCGGGCTCGGGCAAATCCACCTTTCTCCGCTGTCTGAACTTGCTGGAGCAGCCGCAGGGAGGCGACATCGTTATCGAGGGCGTTAGCCTGATGGACAAGAAGACGCGGATCAACGAGATCCGCACCGAGGTCGGGATGGTATTCCAGCAATTCAACCTGTTTCCACACAAAAAAGTGATCGAGAATATTATGCTGGCGCCGGTTCAGGTTCGCAAATGGCCGGAGGAGCAGGCCCGTCAAAAGGCACTTGAGCTGCTGAATAAGGTTGGGCTCGCCGAAAAGGCCGAGGTATATCCTACTTCGCTGTCCGGAGGACAGGCCCAGCGCGTAGCCATTGCCAGGGCGCTGGCCATGGAACCGAAAATTATGCTGTTCGATGAGCCGACTTCAGCGCTCGATCCCGAGATGGTCGGCGAGGTGCTGGCCGTCATGAAGGATCTGGCCCGCGAAGGGATGACGATGGTCGTCGTCACGCATGAGATGGGCTTTGCGCGCGAGGTAGGCGACCGGGTGCTGTTCATGGAGCAGGGCGCTATTGTGGAAGAAGGGCCGCCGGAGGCACTGTTCGGAAATCCGAAGCATGTGCGGACCCGGGAATTTTTGTCGAAGGTACTGTAGGCGGCGGGGATTTTCCGCCGCTTTTTTCTGCGTGGGAAGGACCCTATCATTGTTGCCATATGCTCCGCTATCGGAGCCGGAAACTTCGAGAAGCGGGAAAGTGGTTGTACGCCTTATTGAAACATATTCCATTTCTAAGCGTAAGACTTTGTATATGCATTTTTTGCGAAATGGAGGGATCACGCTTGGCTGGAATTCATTTGGGAAAAGGCCAGAACATTGATCTGACCAAGGGAAACTCAGGTCTGACGAACGTGATCGTCGGTCTGGGTTGGGACCCTGCCGGGAACAAGGGATTGTTCGGCTCCAAGCAGAAGAACAATGTCGACTGCGACGCCTCGGCTCTGCTGCTGAACGCTGACGGGAAATTGACGAAAAAGACCAATCTGGTCTGCTTCCATAACATGCAAAGCTCCTGTAATTCGGTCGTTCATTCCGGCGATAATCTGACGGGGGATGATGACGGGGATGATGAGCAAATCAGGGTGAACCTGGACGCGGTCCCATCTGATGTGCATCGGATTCTGGTTGTCGTCAACATCTACGATGCCGTGCACCGCGGACAGGATTTCGGCATGATCAAGTCGGCGTATATCCGTGTGAAGAATGCTTCGGGCGGCGCCGAGCTGGTCAAGTATAACTTGTCGGACAACTACTCCGGGTTCACCGCCCTGATCAGCGGAGAACTGTACAGGCACGAATCGGAATGGAAATTTTCGGCGATCGGCGAAGGCAGCCATGCGGCGCATATCAGTCAATTGGCTGAGCGGTATGTATAACCTGGGACATGAACAAATACCAGCAGCG from Paenibacillus sophorae encodes:
- a CDS encoding extracellular solute-binding protein, whose amino-acid sequence is MKQIWSVVCTVIILGTLLSACSSSGNQSKTDQAANGDGSNKQKEVTIKVVEYKNLEGYKDIAREFEKQNPGVKVEFSYINSVDFDPTMKARYAAGDMPDIFNNWNVDVWKDFYEDLSDQPWVGDLFEGTKGFVTRDGKLLGMPYIIEGAGLVYNKELFEKAGITATPKTFTELKAIAQKLEDSGTQPFVNSYGEPLFQLGAHFFNNAMDRVDNPVQFIEDLRNGKAHLVGNPLFERMLDVLRFSAEHGNHKDLTTDGNTQANDLVNGKAAMALQGNWIQDNVNKSNPGLKMGIMPYPFTDDINLNDKINMQIYSLAVYNKSPNKEIAKKFLNFLVTSDIGKKTLVEVFHQVPAMKTIKPTEQFVGPINMDLLSYLEQGKVVPVAFWDYFPIATDIGQVLQKFVAKKASSTQTLEEIETLFKNWR
- a CDS encoding basic amino acid ABC transporter substrate-binding protein, yielding METRKGTKTRNKWILSALIAILVLAIAGCGSDNANNASSASNAGSTNSGGSAAETVVKFASDASYAPMEYMDKDTIKGFDIDFIAAVMEEAGMKYEVVNTGWDTMLESVKQGTEYQAGLSSVSITDDRQQTYDFSVPYFESTNMIMVKEGSDIKSALDLKDKTVAVQTATTADELMSKIMGVGNTKLKRFDSNTVAMMELDNGGADAVVADIAIVREYIKNNPKMKLVGITDTPNFGSEFYGILYPKGSELKAKLDPAIQKVIENGKYEEIYKKWFGEAPDLTNLKNAQ
- a CDS encoding amino acid ABC transporter permease, with the protein product MDFNFDIIWGYFPLFLRGTLYTIGFSIASIILGSILGLGIGFGRMLKSPLWRWPFDAYVNIFRGTPLYVQILIVHFGVVPFFYGSTNALISGVVALSLNSAAYAGEIFRAGIQSVDSGQREAALSLGMTRGQSMRFVVLPQAIKRMVPAFGNEFIVLVKDSSLLALVAAPEIMYWGNTMKGQYMRIWEPYLTAAVIYFILTYSLNKLLGYIERRM
- a CDS encoding amino acid ABC transporter ATP-binding protein; this translates as MISVRHLRKSFGSHTVLGDVSIDINSREVVVVIGPSGSGKSTFLRCLNLLEQPQGGDIVIEGVSLMDKKTRINEIRTEVGMVFQQFNLFPHKKVIENIMLAPVQVRKWPEEQARQKALELLNKVGLAEKAEVYPTSLSGGQAQRVAIARALAMEPKIMLFDEPTSALDPEMVGEVLAVMKDLAREGMTMVVVTHEMGFAREVGDRVLFMEQGAIVEEGPPEALFGNPKHVRTREFLSKVL
- a CDS encoding TerD family protein — encoded protein: MAGIHLGKGQNIDLTKGNSGLTNVIVGLGWDPAGNKGLFGSKQKNNVDCDASALLLNADGKLTKKTNLVCFHNMQSSCNSVVHSGDNLTGDDDGDDEQIRVNLDAVPSDVHRILVVVNIYDAVHRGQDFGMIKSAYIRVKNASGGAELVKYNLSDNYSGFTALISGELYRHESEWKFSAIGEGSHAAHISQLAERYV
- a CDS encoding cupin; translation: MGKPELEFTDYRQFAQVPFSKVEGLSERVIAQDPESGVATRILIFEPGTDTTPNGVQIHDFWEELYIIEGSIIDLTLNQEFTAGMVACRPPGMKHGPWISPTGCKTFEVRYYSR
- a CDS encoding alpha/beta hydrolase — its product is MALMECKFFSRKLMLQTSMFVYIPTPTMDDENFGRLQQYFEEGKKYPTLYLLHGLSDDHSAWLRNTSIERYAEAKKIAIVMPAADHSFYTDMAYGKPYYSYFSEELPQIARMLFPLSSKREDNFVAGLSMGGYGAFKLALSSPDKYAAAASLSGALNLYKVANSLAQKVHKGSPTLLPLHQVAMNAFGNMGELSGTEHDLNYLAERVKESNTEIPKLYQCCGTEDYVYEVNEDFKDFTKKIGLDLTYEEGPGGHDWSYWDTQIQRVLQWLPVKS
- a CDS encoding carbohydrate ABC transporter permease, whose protein sequence is MSVTYFRKFFLIELMLLLILVLFLSPFYLVLANSFKTFAEITQNAATLPTSFHWENFSIAWKSINLPIAFRNTIVITLLGSIGITLISAMGSYRIARHESRVNRFLFGMCIASMAVPFQAVMIPLIKVAKWFQLMNNILGIVVVYWGLGVSFAVILFHGFIKSIPIELEESARIDGCGPYRVYWKIVFPLLKPMVVTVILINSFSIWNDFLLPNIMLRKPGYGTIQLAVSTFFGEREKDWNTALAALVITSAPLLLFFLFLQRYIIDGITAGSVKG
- a CDS encoding DUF2848 family protein, which produces MEFICEETVISWSPQRLVIAGYTGKDQEAVKKHIEELKELGVPAPPQVPMLYDLSPELLLTSNEITVVQNDSSGEAEVVLLHINGSWYAGLGSDHTDRILEAVSIQKSKQVCAKTVTKELWLLDSFINRWDEIEIKSWVQINGSEQLYQSGRLGEFLHPEQLMRIVEERGYAGSDMALYCGTLPLHGGFVFGGVFRAELVDRKTGRKLELKYQMKLLKNAEEE
- a CDS encoding carbohydrate ABC transporter permease, translated to MNRVWSSSIMQQIVFMGPFVVLFILITAIPFTFGIYYSFTDWNGLSDKLPWVGIDNYKFIFTNDTAFIHSLWFTIRFTIVSVILCNVIGFIIAYFLSKPLKSRNVLRTLFFMPNVIGGIILGFIWLFIYTQGFSTIGEYTGIAFFNLPWLGTETTAFWALVIVFVWQGVGYIMVYYIAGLANVPQDLIEAATIDGAKTLQILRNIIFPMIMPSITVCIFISTVASFKSFDLNYSLTKGGPFLSTESVAMNIYTEAFAKNNMGLGAAKAIVFFFIVMIISIIQVYLTKKREVQV